GTGTCACGTGTATTCGTGGAGGACACTCACAAACTCCTCTACTGTGAGGTGCCAAAGGCAGGCTGCTCCAACTGGAAGCGGGTGCTTATGGTCCTCCAGGGTCTCACATCCTCAGCGGGCGAGATCCAACACGATGAGGTGCATTACGGGAATCATCTTAAACGGCTGGACTCCTTCGATCACAAAGACATCGTCCACCGATTAAAGACCTACACCAAAGTCGTATTCCTGAGGGAGCCTTTCGAGAGGCTGGTGTCTGCTTTTCGGGATAAATTTGAGAGTCCCAACTCTTACTATCATCCGGTGTTTGGGAAGCCTATCATCTCCAGGTACCGCAGCAATGCAACCCAGCAAGCTTTACGCACGGGAGCAGGCGTGACCTTCAAGGAGTTCATCCAGTATTTGTTAGACGTGCATCGGCCGGTCGGCATGGACATCCACTGGGAGCCTGTAGGCCAGCTCTGCAGTCCCTGCCTGCTGGATTACGATTTTATTGGGAAATTTGAGACTCTGGAAGAAGAAGCCAATTTCCTCTTGAGGAGCATTGGAGCGCCGTCCAATTTAACATTCCCTAGTTTTAAAGATAGAAACCCTAACGCAGAAAGAACGTCCTCGGACATTACGAGGAGATACTTTGCACAGTTAAACGTGACGGAAAGACAGCGAGCGTACGACTTTTACTACATGGATTATTTGATGTTTAACTACTCCAAACCGTTTGATGATTTGTACTAAGCCTTTTTATACAGTAGTTATATTACAAAAACTTATAAACTTGCTGTTGGCCTGTTGTGCACATTTTGTCTAAGTGAAGTTATTACTTTAAAcgttgttgtttatttatttacaaatgtGAAATCGCACTGTATTTATCTCAGTGACTGCAGGCTGGTCCTTGCTTTTATCTTattaacaaaacatattaaatcttATATTCAGTAAGCAAACCCTCGAAAATGCTTTGTGCATTTTATGTAATGAGTGTAGCTTAGTGTAGGTGTCATGTTTTTTTCAGACTGCTTAGGATGAATAGGACGTACCAAGAGTGTcgttttactaaaaacaaagcAAGTTTGTGATGTTATTTACtacaatgcaacatttttcacaCACAAGTGTCAATTTAGTCTATATTACATGCAGTTATTTTATAACAAACTGTTTGGTCCATATTGGTACATTTATGATGAAATTTATATAGTTGTGAATGTATAAGAACAATATAGCGTGTTGTCTCTCACAGCGTGACCTGATACACATTTTGCCTTACCTTTCTCCGTACTTACACATTTCTCATATCAACAAGTTTCACCTTCAGTAGATTTTTTCTGTGTATCAATAAATGTTAGCGGCATCTTTTAATGTTAGTTTGCTGGCATCTCTgtgtttttgcattttaaaggtgctgtgtgtagattgttagcggcatctagcggtgagattgtgaattgcaaccaacggctcagtccaccaCTCACCCTCCATTTTGagatgcatagagaagctacagtagacAATGGAGTGATGAAACACATTCTGTAGAGCAGGTACACATGGCGACTTCCATCTAAGGTGATATGTATGTCAATAAAAACAACTCATTATAaggtaataaaataatacagttcattttgtaaggacTTTGTACACCACTGATAGTATAgttatgtataatatattgcatttctgtgaagagttccttctaaaagttacaaaTGCATTCCTTAAAGGGGACttttaacaagatttttttaagatgtcacataaatctttggtgtccccagtgtACATATTTGGAGgtttaaacaaaaatgtgctTTTTTGGGTTGCTTTTTTTGGGGTGTTGTAGTATTCAAGATCGGTCTTGGTCTCGAGACCGGTCTCCAAACCACTtgttaaaggtcttggtctcgtctcggtctcagaTGAGGaggattttatttcaagaccggtcaagaccacaactgatggcgtatcacaaaataatttttttaccatttattattaaataattagtATAATTTACAGATTTTTACGTgccaatttattattttttatttctagtattttatcaacttctcttATGGCATACACACCAGTGggtgatccaggatcacatcttacttggtgAAAACACGGCGACcgtagattaaggggcggtagtatcccccttctgacatcacaaggggagccaaatttcaatgacctattttttcacatgcttgcaaagaatggtttaccaaagctAAGTTACCGGGTTggtctttttcaaattttctaggttgatagaagcactggggacccagtaATAGCAcgtaaacatgaaaaaagtcagattttcatgatatgtcatcTTTAATAAAGATATGATCATTATTATATGTGACTCTGCCTGTAAAAACCCATCTTAATTCATTCTTAGTGATTAACTGTTTTCTACCTAAAATCATCTtatgtaatgtaaagaacattctgtaaaaatttataatcttgatatctttaacatTGACTGAGCAAGGTCACATCAGTTATTGAAATcgaactttgatgctcctaatctcatataaagattatgagactttaacctggatttcacagacagggtcatacAATGTCAGTCATATTCAGCTATATGTGaatctacactctaaaaatgctgtgttactattgcattaatttaacccaacagctgggctcgtccctttttgacctaatgctggattgaaaataacccagcattttttggagTATACACCTACAGTTGATTGTGCCACAATTATTTTGTTTGATATACAGGCAAATTCTCCTGATTCCATGAAGTTGGAATATTCCGGCCCATCCAAAGTACAAAATTTGCATTCCTGTCCATATTTACAGAACGACTGCACTGCTGTTTAGCCACAATTTATCAGTTGTTTGATAAGACAGCTTCTAACAGGTAAGGTTTTATTTATAGATTTAGTTCTTTTTCTGGTACTTCACTCAAGCATTGCAAACAAAAGCTCAAATGCTCCTTACAGCAGTCAAAACCGGCGTTGATCTTTACATCTTGTCCTCCCACTCCAATAAGTCCTCTCCCGCCTGGAGCAACTGCGGCTTTTTTAGCCCCACCCCCTCGTTACCCCCGC
The DNA window shown above is from Paramisgurnus dabryanus chromosome 23, PD_genome_1.1, whole genome shotgun sequence and carries:
- the LOC135781434 gene encoding carbohydrate sulfotransferase 8 isoform X2: MWVECRMLEVSCGGRRRFLRSAVMRLPCFFWFLLLLGAGGLLLLHLQDLTETLQQQNQGAQVIFAHLQSGRKEQCSHCLDNDRQSSYPTEDNFPSPAHPVQLPVFPWARRASLINPKDITAAQVTKSHRKLLKSGPLVQPLNTDPPGQTRDNTDRLTRVQQVRQRLMREVCAKYTSGATKQTVTRTHVSRVFVEDTHKLLYCEVPKAGCSNWKRVLMVLQGLTSSAGEIQHDEVHYGNHLKRLDSFDHKDIVHRLKTYTKVVFLREPFERLVSAFRDKFESPNSYYHPVFGKPIISRYRSNATQQALRTGAGVTFKEFIQYLLDVHRPVGMDIHWEPVGQLCSPCLLDYDFIGKFETLEEEANFLLRSIGAPSNLTFPSFKDRNPNAERTSSDITRRYFAQLNVTERQRAYDFYYMDYLMFNYSKPFDDLY
- the LOC135781434 gene encoding carbohydrate sulfotransferase 8 isoform X1, yielding MRSHHQGCASHAVMWVECRMLEVSCGGRRRFLRSAVMRLPCFFWFLLLLGAGGLLLLHLQDLTETLQQQNQGAQVIFAHLQSGRKEQCSHCLDNDRQSSYPTEDNFPSPAHPVQLPVFPWARRASLINPKDITAAQVTKSHRKLLKSGPLVQPLNTDPPGQTRDNTDRLTRVQQVRQRLMREVCAKYTSGATKQTVTRTHVSRVFVEDTHKLLYCEVPKAGCSNWKRVLMVLQGLTSSAGEIQHDEVHYGNHLKRLDSFDHKDIVHRLKTYTKVVFLREPFERLVSAFRDKFESPNSYYHPVFGKPIISRYRSNATQQALRTGAGVTFKEFIQYLLDVHRPVGMDIHWEPVGQLCSPCLLDYDFIGKFETLEEEANFLLRSIGAPSNLTFPSFKDRNPNAERTSSDITRRYFAQLNVTERQRAYDFYYMDYLMFNYSKPFDDLY